Below is a genomic region from Plectropomus leopardus isolate mb unplaced genomic scaffold, YSFRI_Pleo_2.0 unplaced_scaffold25648, whole genome shotgun sequence.
GTCAGCTGAAAGGATCCAGGTTGGGTTCTCAGTCAGGGTCTGGTGGATCTGGAGGCGGGTCTCTAAGTCACCTGCAGGCCACACCCCCTCAGACTCACCTGTGCTCCTGGACTGACAGGTGACAGGATGATGTAATTGTCTCCGTGTGATGATGTCAACCGGGTTCCTTTAAGCGTAGCGGCGTGTGGTGAGAATCCcgtcacctcctcctcctcctcctcctcctcctcctgctcctcctctcgcTCCTCCTTTCTGTCCCTCCACAGAGACCCCAGAGCTCCTAAACTGGACCGGACCGCCGATCCTTGACCCCGGCGGCGTTCATGTTTGCTGTGGGCGGGGTGAGGCAGCAGCTTCCTGCCTGTTGTCTGGGAAACAGGAAGTAGACAGTGTCACTTCCTGTTGTGACCGGCAGGTGtcagactgtgtttttttcaaagactcACCTG
It encodes:
- the LOC121966713 gene encoding regulator of G-protein signaling 3-like → VSVVRGKDGFGFTICCDCPVRVQAVDPGGPAHQSGLRQGDSVLQLNGLPVETWKCVDLAHAIRSSSQIVLVIWRGSPELRSGCDALLRPPTLSQTTGRKLLPHPAHSKHERRRGQGSAVRSSLGALGSLWRDRKEEREEEQEEEEEEEEEVTGFSPHAATLKGTRLTSSHGDNYIILSPVSPGAQVSLRGCGLQVT